From the genome of Candidatus Krumholzibacteriia bacterium, one region includes:
- a CDS encoding chromosome partition protein MukE, producing the protein MKTSGFGSLEEVIADEHFPEVDLALRRGRHVGRDDGTVYDYLVDALDHLEPFYRRFGCELVQQADGYFYLLPSGDRLGRRQLSAGEMLVGQTLALLYLDPATLQHGGVVRREALLQRLAGLVGTETLVRTLNPRRRKFDERIAAETVRTKVGDALRRLAELGFIDVLDDGTIRLRPALMRFAEPVRDLSDRDVALEQLVRRGEVVLDDEDDEEIVE; encoded by the coding sequence GTGAAGACGTCCGGTTTCGGGTCCCTCGAGGAGGTCATCGCCGACGAGCACTTTCCGGAGGTGGACCTCGCGCTGCGACGCGGCCGCCACGTGGGACGTGACGACGGTACCGTCTACGACTACCTCGTGGACGCCCTCGACCATCTCGAGCCCTTCTACCGGCGGTTCGGTTGCGAACTCGTGCAGCAGGCGGACGGCTACTTCTATCTCCTTCCCTCGGGGGATCGCCTTGGGCGACGGCAACTCTCGGCCGGGGAGATGCTCGTCGGCCAGACCCTGGCCCTGCTGTACCTGGACCCCGCGACGCTGCAACACGGGGGTGTGGTACGCCGTGAGGCGCTCCTGCAGCGACTCGCCGGCCTCGTGGGAACCGAGACCCTCGTACGGACACTCAATCCGAGACGCAGGAAGTTCGACGAACGCATCGCTGCCGAGACCGTGCGCACGAAGGTGGGCGATGCCCTTCGTCGGCTCGCCGAACTGGGTTTCATCGACGTGCTGGACGACGGGACGATCCGGCTGCGTCCCGCCCTGATGCGCTTCGCCGAGCCGGTCCGCGATCTGAGCGACCGGGACGTCGCCCTCGAGCAGTTGGTTCGACGCGGCGAGGTCGTTCTCGACGACGAGGACGACGAGGAGATCGTGGAATGA